In Hermetia illucens chromosome 1, iHerIll2.2.curated.20191125, whole genome shotgun sequence, one genomic interval encodes:
- the LOC119660076 gene encoding protein disulfide-isomerase A3-like, with product METKRSTTIKHFRNVAEFSKFLKRPETKLVGFFEKESDLLSIFSEYAHSMDKRLRIGYCTDSDILRLYEETNAIIIFRDPQLQNKYEPSTVKFEGNTLQELKEFVKKNLHGLFGHRTRKSARDFKAPCIIAYFDEDLVDNLDKISYWRKRILKVARIFAGRINFAFCDKEDFPDEVGEFDFDFADGNPLILAHDSSHRTFRMTDEFSFDNLRNFATKLDNGGLESTISQESIPLMDSHVKVVGDESFEELVLENGKDTLVGIYAPWCADCEFLNPVFEEIAEKLKKEAVSIVQIDDTVVTPPKAFQSPFYPSILWLPKNDKSEPQPYTGRRQVHDIIKFIAEKATSELNGYDREGNEKPKRIQTVTKKVMKI from the exons atggaAACAAAGAGATCAACAACTATCAAGCATTTCCGAAACGTTGCCGAAtttagtaaatttttaaaacgtCCGGAAACGAAACTTGTTGgcttttttgaaaaagaaagtgATTTATTATCAATTTTCTCTGAATATGCTCACAGTATGGATAAAAGGTTGCGTATTGGCTACTGCACAGATTCTGATATTCTGAGGTTGTACGAAGAAAC AAATGCAATAATAATTTTCCGCGATCCTCAATTACAAAACAAATACGAACCATCAACAGTTAAGTTCGAGGGTAATACCCTACAAGAGTTGAAAGAATTTGTGAAAAAGAATTT GCATGGATTGTTCGGTCACCGTACTCGCAAATCTGCTCGAGATTTCAAAGCCCCATGCATCATTGCATATTTTGATGAAGATTTAGTGGATAATCTTGACAAAATTAGTTACTGGCGTAAACGTATCTTAAAGGTCGCACGGATATTTGCTGGACGAATCAATTTTGCCTTTTGTGATAAGGAAGACTTCCCAGATGAGGTTGGGGAATTTGATTTCGACTTTGCTGATGGAAATCCGTTGATATTAGCTCATGACAGTAGCCACCGAACATTTAGGATGACGGACGAATTCTCCTTCGATAACTTACGTAATTTCGCCACAAAACTGGATAATGGCGGGCTTGAATCCACTATATCACAGGAGTCCATTCCACTGATGGATTCACACGTTAAAGTCGTGGGTGATGAAAGCTTTGAGGAGCTCGTACTTGAGAATGGCAAGGATACTCTTGTAGGGATATATGCCCCTTGGTGTGCTGACTGCGAATTCTTGAATCCAGTGTTTGAAGAAATCGCAGAGAAACTAAAAAAAGAAGCTGTTTCAATTGTACAAATTGATGATACTGTTGTCACACCACCAAAAGCTTTCCAATCTCCATTTTATCCCAGTATCCTTTGGCTCCCTAAGAATGATAAGTCAGAACCACAGCCATATACTGGACGTCGCCAAGTTCAcgatattattaaatttattgctGAGAAAGCGACCAGTGAGCTGAATGGTTATGACCGCGAGGGGAATGAAAAGCCTAAAAGAATACAAACTGTTACAAAGAAAGTAATGaagatttga
- the LOC119653013 gene encoding protein disulfide-isomerase A3-like — translation MGSLVQPNINHLTSVAEFEKFLGSSETSVVGLFQEDTQLKEVFMEYASEMCDKIRIGYSNTASVLRKLGEKDAIVIYRAPQFHNEFEPNFVRFTGNSFDELVNFVMTNYHGLVGLRTKKSFREFEPPYVVAIYEVDYALHPIPTNYWRNFILEVAKEFDGVMKFAVSPLEEFQGEIEHFGVIYNGEEPLVIARNEKGQKFVMEEAFSVENLRNFVKNMFSGKLEPRLLSEPIPESNDGPVKIVVGKTFKELVIDNRRDTLLQIYAPWCTHCEKLEPIFEAVARKLRDEKVVFAKVNGVANDLPEEFDYDRFPYIYWIPKHSKSEPQKYEGPREEDEIIKFIAKEATYGLKKFDREGNKMNSKVDRYGSAQEVSRKMKERGW, via the exons ATGGGATCCTTAGTCCAGCCAAATATAAATCACCTTACCAGTGTGGCTGAGTTCGAAAAATTTCTGGGGAGCTCGGAAACATCAGTTGTCGGTCTCTTCCAGGAGGACACCCAGTTAAAGGAGGTTTTCATGGAATATGCTTCTGAAATGTGCGATAAAATTCGCATTGGTTACAGCAATACAGCCTCTGTGTTAAGAAAACTCGGAGAAAA agaTGCTATCGTAATTTATCGAGCTCCACAGTTCCACAATGAATTTGAACCCAACTTTGTGAGATTTACTGGAAACTCGTTTGATGAGCTGGTCAACTTTGTGATGACTAACTA TCATGGCTTGGTTGGTCTTCGCACAAAAAAGTCCTTTCGAGAATTCGAACCTCCGTACGTTGTTGCCATTTATGAAGTCGACTACGCACTCCATCCAATACCGACGAATTACTGGCGCAATTTTATTTTGGAGGTAGCGAAAGAGTTCGATGGAGTAATGAAATTTGCCGTAAGTCCCCTAGAAGAGTTCCAAGGAGAAATCGAACATTTTGGAGTCATTTACAATGGGGAGGAACCGCTGGTCATTGCGAGAAATGAAAAAGGTCAAAAATTCGTTATGGAAGAAGCATTCTCTGTAGAGAATTTGCGAAATTTCGTTAAAAATATGTTTAGTGGGAAACTTGAGCCTCGTTTATTATCAGAAccaatacctgagtcaaatgatgGACCCGTAAAAATTGTCGTCGGGAAAACCTTCAAAGAACTCGTTATTGACAATAGACGGGATACGCTACTTCAAATCTACGCTCCTTGGTGTACTCATTGCGAGAAGCTAGAGCCTATATTTGAGGCTGTTGCCAGAAAACTCCGAGACGAAAAAGTGGTCTTTGCAAAAGTAAATGGTGTAGCCAATGATTTGCCAGAAGAATTTGATTACGACCGGTTTCCTTATATTTATTGGATTCCAAAACATTCCAAGTCAGAACCTCAAAAATATGAAGGTCCTCGCGAGGAAGACGAAATCATTAAATTCATTGCTAAGGAGGCAACATACGGACTGAAGAAATTCGATCGTGAGGGGAACAAGATGAACTCGAAGGTGGACAgatatggatcagcgcaagagGTGTCCCGCAAAATGAAGGAAAGGGGTTGGTGA